One Methylobacterium oryzae DNA window includes the following coding sequences:
- a CDS encoding cobalamin B12-binding domain-containing protein: MGNWRHFGGRLDHGPSAAGCSPVSDGLPVFREAALGWPDLHRPVPDALAKVVEAEILPRLMLAHRPAGRAVPADRAPSAREIADFSALLLASGPVDLDARVDALRDGGLPLPRLLLDLLAPAARHLGALWEEDACDFLAVTEALGRLHTVSRRLCAELESESVPANGRSVLLLPCPGETHVFGLSLVASFFREAGWDVTTAVPGPGVDPLDLLRSDWFDVVGLSLSCDVLLPVLTATVAEVRRVSRNRDVRVLVGGPFFARHGGEAGIVGADACASDACLAPAAAEALLDRQALAC, from the coding sequence ATGGGAAACTGGAGGCATTTCGGTGGCCGTCTGGATCACGGTCCGTCCGCGGCCGGCTGCAGCCCCGTGAGCGACGGGCTCCCCGTGTTCCGCGAGGCGGCCCTCGGCTGGCCCGACCTGCACAGGCCTGTGCCCGACGCGCTCGCCAAGGTCGTCGAGGCGGAGATCCTGCCCCGCCTGATGCTGGCCCACCGGCCCGCCGGCCGCGCCGTCCCGGCGGACCGGGCGCCGAGCGCGCGGGAGATCGCCGACTTCAGCGCCCTGCTCCTGGCCTCCGGCCCGGTCGACCTCGACGCCCGCGTGGACGCCCTGCGCGACGGCGGCCTGCCGCTCCCGCGCCTGCTCCTCGACCTGCTCGCCCCGGCCGCCCGGCACCTCGGCGCCCTCTGGGAGGAGGATGCCTGCGACTTCCTGGCGGTGACCGAGGCCCTCGGGCGGCTCCACACCGTGAGCCGCCGCCTCTGCGCCGAGCTGGAGAGCGAATCGGTCCCGGCCAACGGGCGCAGCGTCCTGCTGCTGCCCTGCCCGGGCGAGACCCACGTCTTCGGCCTGTCGCTGGTCGCGAGCTTCTTCCGGGAGGCCGGCTGGGACGTGACCACCGCGGTGCCCGGGCCGGGGGTCGACCCCCTGGACCTGCTCCGGTCCGACTGGTTCGACGTGGTCGGCCTGTCGCTCTCCTGCGACGTCCTGCTGCCGGTCCTGACGGCGACGGTGGCGGAGGTGCGCCGGGTCTCGCGCAACCGGGACGTCCGGGTGCTGGTCGGCGGCCCCTTCTTCGCGCGCCACGGCGGCGAGGCGGGGATCGTCGGGGCGGATGCCTGCGCGTCGGACGCGTGCCTCGCGCCCGCCGCGGCGGAAGCTTTGCTGGACAGACAGGCCTTGGCCTGCTGA
- the bchF gene encoding 2-vinyl bacteriochlorophyllide hydratase, whose protein sequence is MGPEDRPARPLYTPAERRRRDSSLWTVVQGVLAPLQFAIFLVSLVLVLRALATDDGLRAAEISVVVKTLALYAIMVTGSIWEKVVFGRWLFAPAFFWEDVVSMLVLALHTAYLAALATGALRGQALLLLALAAYATYVINAAQFLLKLRAARMESAGSRAPRLAEALP, encoded by the coding sequence ATGGGTCCCGAGGACCGGCCGGCACGACCGCTCTACACGCCCGCCGAACGGCGCCGGCGCGATTCGTCGCTCTGGACCGTGGTCCAGGGAGTGCTGGCGCCCCTCCAGTTCGCGATCTTCCTGGTGAGCCTCGTCCTGGTGCTGCGCGCCCTGGCCACCGACGACGGCCTGCGCGCGGCCGAGATCTCGGTCGTCGTGAAGACCCTGGCCCTCTACGCGATCATGGTCACCGGCTCGATCTGGGAGAAGGTCGTGTTCGGGCGGTGGCTCTTCGCGCCTGCCTTCTTCTGGGAAGACGTGGTCAGCATGCTGGTGCTGGCTCTCCACACCGCCTACCTCGCGGCCCTCGCCACGGGCGCGCTCAGGGGTCAGGCGCTGCTGCTCCTCGCGCTGGCGGCCTACGCGACCTACGTGATCAACGCGGCCCAGTTCCTCCTGAAGCTCCGGGCCGCGCGCATGGAGAGTGCCGGAAGTCGCGCGCCGCGCCTCGCGGAGGCGCTGCCGTGA
- a CDS encoding ferredoxin:protochlorophyllide reductase (ATP-dependent) subunit N translates to MNAPLVHQPPCGGIELRQEQGQRAVFCGLTGIVWLHRKIQDAFFLVVGSRTCAHLIQSAAGVMIFAEPRFATAIIDERDLAGLADANEELDRVVTRLIERRPDIKLLFLVGSCPSEVIKLDLSRAAQRLSGRLAPVRVLNYSGSGIETTFTQGEDACLAALVPDLPREAETAVPSLLVVGALADVVEDQFLRLFAAMGIADVRFLPARRANAMPAVGRNTRYLLAQPFLTDTARALDERGARRLPAPFPLGAEGTTGWLRAAAEAFGVSEAAFEQATEAGRARAETALAPHRERLGGKRVFFFPDSQLEVPLARFLARELGADLVEVGTPYLHRGHLAAEIELLPAGTRVTEGQSLDDQMDRCRAERPDLTVCGLGLANPLEAEGLSTKWSIELLFTPVQGYEQAGDLAELFVRPLRRRALLEV, encoded by the coding sequence GTGAACGCTCCCCTGGTCCATCAGCCACCCTGCGGCGGCATCGAGCTCCGCCAGGAGCAGGGTCAGCGGGCCGTGTTCTGCGGGCTGACCGGCATCGTCTGGCTGCACCGGAAGATCCAGGATGCCTTCTTCCTGGTGGTCGGCTCGCGCACCTGCGCGCACCTGATCCAGTCCGCCGCCGGCGTGATGATCTTCGCCGAGCCGCGCTTCGCCACGGCGATCATCGACGAGCGCGACCTCGCCGGCCTCGCCGACGCCAACGAGGAGCTCGACCGGGTGGTGACCCGGCTGATCGAGCGCCGGCCGGACATCAAGCTCCTGTTCCTCGTGGGCTCATGCCCGTCGGAAGTGATCAAGCTCGACCTGTCCCGGGCGGCCCAGCGCCTGTCGGGACGGCTCGCCCCCGTACGCGTGCTGAACTACTCGGGTTCCGGCATCGAGACGACCTTCACGCAAGGGGAGGATGCCTGCCTCGCCGCCCTCGTGCCCGACCTGCCCCGCGAGGCCGAGACGGCGGTCCCTTCGCTCCTCGTGGTCGGGGCGCTGGCCGACGTGGTGGAGGATCAGTTTCTCCGGCTCTTCGCCGCGATGGGGATCGCGGATGTCCGGTTCCTGCCCGCCCGCCGGGCGAACGCGATGCCGGCTGTTGGGCGCAACACCCGCTATCTGCTGGCCCAGCCCTTCCTGACCGACACGGCCCGGGCCCTCGACGAGCGTGGCGCCCGCCGGCTGCCCGCGCCGTTCCCTCTAGGCGCCGAAGGCACTACCGGCTGGCTTCGGGCAGCCGCCGAGGCGTTTGGCGTCTCCGAGGCCGCCTTCGAACAGGCCACGGAAGCGGGCCGCGCCCGCGCCGAGACCGCGCTCGCCCCCCACCGCGAGAGGCTCGGCGGCAAGCGCGTGTTCTTCTTCCCCGATTCGCAGCTGGAGGTTCCGCTCGCCCGCTTCCTCGCCCGGGAGCTCGGCGCGGACCTCGTGGAGGTCGGGACGCCGTACCTGCACCGGGGGCATCTCGCCGCCGAGATCGAGCTGCTGCCCGCGGGCACGCGGGTGACGGAGGGCCAGAGCCTCGACGACCAGATGGACCGCTGCCGGGCGGAACGGCCGGATCTCACGGTCTGCGGCCTCGGCCTCGCCAATCCGCTGGAGGCGGAGGGGCTGTCGACCAAGTGGTCGATCGAGCTGCTGTTCACGCCCGTGCAGGGCTACGAGCAGGCCGGCGACCTCGCGGAGCTGTTCGTGCGCCCGCTCCGCCGCCGCGCCCTGCTGGAGGTGTAG
- the bchB gene encoding ferredoxin:protochlorophyllide reductase (ATP-dependent) subunit B → MQLTLWTYEGPPHIGAMRVATAMSGLHYVLHAPQGDTYADLLFTMIERRDARPPVTYTTFRAQDLGRDTAELFKQAVSAAHARFQPQAMIVGASCTAELIQDDPGGLAKALDLPIPVIPLELPAYQKKENWGASETFYRLVRALAGPPAPHPAREPRQRPLCNILGPTALGFRHRDDLIEIRRLLDTLGIAVNVVAPLGASPADLGRLREADFNVVLYPETARSAADYLKKSFGQPFTQTVPIGVGGTRRFVEEVASLAGIDPAPVLDGPGSRLPWYSRSVDSTYLTAKRVFVFGDATHAIGIARVAAKELGFTVVGLGTYGREFAREVRAEAAEHGIEALITDDYLDVEAAIRAAAPELVLGTQMERHVAKRLGIPCAVISAPVHVQDFPARYAPQMGFEGANVLFDTLVHPLMMGLEEHLLGMFREDPEFHDGVGPSHLGGKSYGTPADGAFEAAERAPADTPPTPAPVPILLDRAAAWSPEAEKELKKIPFFVRGKARTNTETFARERHLPLITVETLYDAKAHFGR, encoded by the coding sequence ATGCAGCTCACGCTCTGGACCTACGAGGGACCTCCTCACATCGGCGCGATGCGCGTCGCCACGGCGATGTCCGGGCTGCACTACGTGCTGCACGCGCCGCAGGGCGACACCTACGCCGACCTGCTGTTCACGATGATCGAGCGGCGGGACGCCCGCCCGCCCGTCACCTACACGACCTTCCGCGCCCAGGATCTCGGCCGCGACACCGCCGAGCTGTTCAAGCAGGCGGTCTCGGCCGCCCACGCGCGGTTTCAGCCCCAGGCGATGATCGTCGGCGCCTCCTGCACCGCCGAGCTGATTCAGGACGATCCGGGCGGCCTCGCCAAGGCGCTCGACCTGCCGATCCCGGTGATTCCGCTGGAATTGCCCGCCTACCAGAAGAAGGAGAACTGGGGCGCGTCGGAGACCTTCTACCGCCTCGTCCGGGCGCTCGCCGGTCCGCCCGCCCCGCATCCGGCGCGGGAACCCAGGCAGCGCCCGCTCTGCAACATCCTGGGACCGACGGCGCTGGGCTTCCGCCACCGGGACGACCTGATCGAGATCCGCCGGCTGCTCGACACCCTCGGCATCGCGGTCAACGTCGTGGCACCGCTAGGCGCCTCGCCCGCCGATCTGGGCCGGCTGCGCGAGGCCGATTTCAACGTCGTGCTCTACCCCGAGACCGCCCGGTCGGCCGCGGACTACCTGAAGAAGAGTTTCGGGCAGCCGTTCACGCAGACCGTCCCGATCGGCGTCGGCGGCACCCGCCGGTTCGTCGAGGAGGTTGCGAGCCTCGCCGGGATCGACCCGGCACCGGTGCTCGACGGCCCCGGCTCGCGGCTGCCCTGGTACTCCCGCTCGGTCGATTCGACGTATCTCACGGCCAAGCGCGTCTTCGTCTTCGGCGACGCGACCCACGCCATCGGTATCGCCCGGGTCGCCGCCAAGGAACTCGGCTTCACCGTCGTGGGACTGGGCACCTACGGCCGCGAATTCGCCCGCGAGGTTCGCGCCGAGGCGGCCGAGCACGGCATCGAGGCGCTGATCACCGACGATTACCTCGACGTCGAGGCGGCGATCCGCGCGGCCGCGCCGGAACTGGTGCTCGGCACCCAGATGGAGCGCCACGTCGCGAAGCGGCTCGGCATCCCCTGCGCGGTGATCTCCGCGCCGGTGCACGTCCAGGACTTCCCGGCCCGCTACGCCCCGCAGATGGGGTTCGAGGGCGCCAACGTCCTGTTCGACACCCTGGTCCATCCGCTGATGATGGGCCTCGAAGAGCACCTCCTCGGCATGTTCCGGGAGGATCCCGAATTCCACGACGGCGTCGGCCCCTCGCATCTCGGCGGCAAGTCCTACGGGACTCCGGCGGACGGGGCGTTCGAGGCCGCGGAACGGGCGCCGGCCGACACCCCTCCGACGCCGGCGCCCGTTCCGATTCTTCTGGACCGGGCCGCAGCGTGGTCGCCCGAGGCCGAGAAGGAACTCAAGAAGATCCCGTTCTTCGTGCGGGGCAAGGCGCGCACCAACACCGAGACCTTCGCCCGGGAGCGGCATCTGCCGCTCATCACCGTCGAGACCCTCTACGATGCCAAAGCGCATTTCGGCCGATAG
- a CDS encoding magnesium chelatase subunit H: MPKRISADRPPIRIVIVTLDNHLASAVERARLRLRTEMPGLVLGFHAAAEWDNDPATLEACRADIAQADIVLSAMLFMDEHVRAILPALAARRDACDAMVGCLSAGEVVKTTKLGRFDMSGTKRSALDFLKKLRGKPGQQGNAGRQMALVRKLPKILRFIPGSAQDVRAYFLTLQYWLAGSDENVAALVRFLVHRYAAGERAAWRDGPAAPAPLDYPETGLYHPRLPGRIGADPSRLPRLAGAKGRVGLLVMRSYVLAGNTAHYDGVIAALEAQGLDVVPAFASGLDNRPAVDSFFMKDGRACIDALVSLTGFSLVGGPAYNDAAAAESMLARLDVPYLAAQALEFQTLEQWEAGDRGLSPVEATMMVAIPELDGATAPMVFGGRSSASGSDNARDMRVHPERAARLAERVARLVSLRRTARAERKLAVVLFNFPPNAGATGTAAFLSVYASLLNTLKGLAADGYTVEIPEDVDALRAAILEGNTKRYGTQANVHARIPAEDHLRREPYLAEIEAQWGPAPGRHQTNGAEIFVLGAQFGNVFVGVQPAFGYEGDPMRLLFERGFAPTHAFSAFYRYLREDFSADAVLHFGTHGALEFMPGKQTGLSEACWPERLIGALPNVYLYAANNPSEGTLAKRRSAATLVSYLTPSLAAAGLYRGLIDLKSSIERWRGLGPEAAGERETLARLIQDQGAAVDLVAADPGWSGDLEARVSGLWTALQELEQTLIPHGLHVVGQGTPEEERVDLLLALAESAHGVKPERAGIEALVAGRGIEAALKASGLSADETNRETLKNLAETDRLLSRDHEVPALLRALDGRFVPPVAGGDILRNPAVLPTGRNLHGFDPYRLPSAFAVADGARQVARILERFAADGKPCPESVALVLWGTDNLKSEGGPIAQALALIGAAPRFDGYGRLSGAELIPLETLGRPRIDAVVTLSGIFRDLLPLQTKLLAEASYLAAIADEPLEQNYVRKHALAIQAEQGCDLETAALRVFSNAEGAYGANVNHLVDSGNWDDDAELCETFSRRKSFAYGRTGRPAPQRALMQAVLASVDMAYQNLDSVEVGVTSVDHYFDGLGGMGRAVARAKGESVPIYISDQTRGEGRVRSLEEQVALETRTRMLNPKWYEGLLGHGYEGVRQIETHLTNTVGWSATANAVQPWIYERITETYVLDKDMRERMAALNPTASAKVAQRLIEAHRRGFWTPDAEMRDALDRAEEELEDRLEGVTAGVAA, encoded by the coding sequence ATGCCAAAGCGCATTTCGGCCGATAGGCCGCCGATCCGCATCGTCATCGTCACGCTCGACAATCACTTGGCGAGCGCGGTGGAACGGGCGCGCCTGCGCCTCCGGACCGAGATGCCCGGGCTGGTTCTGGGCTTCCACGCGGCGGCCGAATGGGACAACGACCCCGCGACCCTGGAGGCCTGCCGGGCCGACATCGCGCAGGCCGACATCGTGCTCTCGGCCATGCTGTTCATGGACGAGCACGTGCGGGCGATCCTGCCGGCGCTGGCGGCGCGGCGCGACGCCTGCGACGCGATGGTCGGCTGCCTCTCGGCCGGCGAGGTGGTGAAGACCACGAAGCTCGGCCGCTTCGACATGAGCGGCACCAAGCGCAGCGCCCTCGACTTCCTCAAGAAGCTGCGCGGCAAGCCGGGCCAGCAGGGCAATGCCGGACGGCAGATGGCCCTGGTGCGCAAGCTGCCGAAGATCCTGCGCTTCATCCCGGGCTCGGCCCAGGACGTGCGCGCCTATTTCCTCACCCTGCAATACTGGCTCGCGGGCTCGGACGAGAACGTCGCCGCGCTGGTGCGCTTCCTCGTGCACCGCTACGCGGCCGGCGAGCGGGCCGCCTGGCGTGACGGCCCGGCGGCGCCCGCACCCCTCGACTACCCCGAGACCGGCCTCTACCACCCGCGCCTGCCCGGCCGGATCGGCGCCGACCCGTCACGGCTGCCCCGCCTCGCGGGCGCGAAGGGCCGCGTCGGCCTCTTGGTGATGCGCAGCTACGTGCTCGCCGGCAACACCGCCCATTACGACGGGGTGATCGCCGCCCTGGAGGCGCAGGGCCTCGACGTCGTGCCGGCCTTCGCCAGCGGCCTCGACAACCGCCCGGCGGTGGATTCCTTCTTCATGAAGGACGGTCGCGCCTGCATCGACGCGCTGGTCTCGCTCACCGGCTTCTCGCTGGTCGGCGGCCCCGCCTACAACGACGCCGCCGCGGCCGAGTCGATGCTGGCCCGCCTCGACGTGCCCTACCTCGCCGCCCAGGCACTGGAATTCCAGACCCTGGAGCAGTGGGAGGCAGGCGACCGCGGCCTGTCGCCGGTCGAGGCGACCATGATGGTCGCTATCCCCGAACTCGACGGCGCCACCGCCCCGATGGTGTTCGGCGGACGGTCCTCCGCTTCCGGCAGCGACAACGCCCGGGACATGCGGGTCCATCCCGAGCGGGCGGCCCGCCTCGCCGAGCGGGTCGCACGTCTGGTCTCCCTCCGCCGGACCGCGAGGGCCGAGCGGAAGCTCGCCGTGGTGCTGTTCAACTTCCCGCCCAATGCCGGCGCCACCGGCACGGCCGCGTTCCTGTCGGTCTACGCCTCGCTGCTCAACACCCTGAAGGGCTTGGCGGCGGACGGCTACACGGTCGAGATCCCGGAAGACGTCGATGCCCTGCGCGCGGCGATCTTGGAGGGCAATACCAAACGCTACGGCACCCAGGCCAACGTCCACGCCCGCATCCCGGCCGAGGATCACCTGCGCCGCGAGCCCTACCTCGCCGAGATCGAGGCCCAGTGGGGCCCGGCGCCCGGCCGCCACCAGACCAACGGCGCCGAGATCTTTGTCCTCGGCGCGCAGTTCGGCAACGTCTTCGTCGGGGTCCAGCCGGCCTTCGGCTACGAGGGCGATCCGATGCGGCTGCTGTTCGAGCGCGGCTTCGCGCCGACCCACGCGTTCTCGGCCTTCTACCGCTACCTGCGCGAGGATTTTTCTGCCGACGCCGTGCTGCATTTCGGCACCCACGGCGCCCTCGAATTCATGCCCGGCAAGCAGACCGGCCTGTCCGAGGCCTGCTGGCCGGAGCGTCTGATCGGGGCGCTGCCGAACGTCTACCTCTACGCGGCCAACAACCCCTCGGAGGGGACGCTCGCCAAGCGCCGCTCGGCCGCGACGCTGGTGAGCTACCTCACCCCGAGCCTCGCGGCTGCCGGGCTCTACCGTGGGCTGATCGACCTGAAGAGCTCGATCGAGCGCTGGCGCGGCCTCGGCCCCGAGGCGGCGGGCGAGCGCGAGACCCTGGCCCGCCTGATCCAGGATCAGGGCGCGGCGGTCGACCTCGTGGCGGCCGATCCGGGCTGGAGCGGCGATCTGGAGGCGCGGGTCTCAGGCCTCTGGACCGCGCTGCAGGAGCTGGAGCAGACCCTGATCCCGCACGGGCTGCACGTGGTCGGGCAGGGGACGCCGGAAGAGGAGCGGGTCGATCTGCTCCTGGCGCTCGCCGAGTCGGCGCACGGCGTGAAGCCGGAGCGGGCCGGGATCGAGGCCCTGGTGGCCGGGCGGGGGATCGAGGCGGCGCTCAAGGCCTCCGGCCTCTCCGCCGACGAGACCAACCGCGAGACACTCAAGAACCTCGCCGAGACCGACCGGCTGCTGTCCCGCGACCATGAAGTTCCGGCGCTGCTGCGGGCGCTCGACGGCCGCTTCGTGCCGCCGGTGGCGGGCGGCGACATCCTGCGCAACCCGGCCGTGCTGCCGACCGGCCGCAACCTCCACGGCTTCGACCCCTACCGCCTGCCCTCGGCCTTCGCGGTGGCGGACGGCGCCCGGCAGGTCGCCCGGATCCTCGAGCGCTTCGCCGCCGACGGAAAGCCCTGCCCGGAGAGCGTCGCGCTGGTCCTGTGGGGCACCGACAACCTCAAGAGCGAGGGCGGCCCGATCGCCCAGGCGCTCGCGCTGATCGGCGCCGCGCCCCGCTTCGACGGCTACGGCCGCCTGAGCGGCGCCGAGTTGATCCCGCTGGAGACCCTCGGCCGCCCGCGCATCGACGCGGTGGTCACCCTGTCCGGCATCTTCCGGGATCTGCTGCCGCTGCAGACGAAGCTCCTGGCCGAGGCCTCGTACCTCGCGGCGATCGCCGACGAGCCGCTCGAGCAGAACTACGTCCGCAAGCACGCCCTCGCCATCCAGGCCGAGCAGGGCTGCGACCTGGAGACGGCGGCGCTCCGGGTCTTCTCCAACGCCGAGGGCGCCTACGGGGCCAACGTCAACCACCTCGTCGATTCGGGGAACTGGGACGACGACGCGGAACTCTGCGAGACCTTCTCGCGCCGCAAGAGTTTTGCGTATGGCCGCACCGGCCGCCCGGCGCCGCAGCGCGCCCTGATGCAGGCGGTGCTGGCCTCCGTCGACATGGCCTACCAGAACCTCGACTCGGTCGAGGTCGGCGTCACCTCCGTCGATCACTACTTCGACGGGCTCGGCGGCATGGGCCGGGCGGTGGCCCGGGCCAAGGGCGAGTCGGTGCCGATCTACATCAGCGACCAGACCCGCGGGGAGGGGCGCGTCCGCTCCCTGGAGGAGCAGGTGGCGCTGGAGACGCGCACCCGGATGCTCAACCCGAAATGGTACGAGGGCCTGCTCGGCCACGGCTACGAGGGCGTCCGCCAGATCGAGACGCATCTCACCAACACGGTCGGCTGGTCGGCCACCGCCAACGCGGTCCAGCCCTGGATCTACGAGCGGATCACCGAGACCTACGTCCTCGACAAGGACATGCGCGAGCGCATGGCCGCCTTGAACCCCACCGCCTCCGCCAAGGTCGCCCAAAGGCTGATCGAGGCGCACCGCCGCGGCTTCTGGACCCCCGACGCAGAGATGCGCGACGCCCTCGACCGGGCCGAGGAGGAGCTGGAGGACCGCCTGGAAGGCGTCACCGCAGGAGTGGCCGCATGA
- the bchL gene encoding ferredoxin:protochlorophyllide reductase (ATP-dependent) iron-sulfur ATP-binding protein translates to MNIAIRNPVVARKEEGSLQVALDPDLKIETAKVFAVYGKGGIGKSTTSSNLSVAFSKLGKRVLQIGCDPKHDSTFTLTKRLAPTVIDALEAVNFHSEELRVEDFVVEGYNGVMCVEAGGPPAGTGCGGYVVGQTVKLLKEHHLLEDTDVVVFDVLGDVVCGGFASPLQHADRALIVTANDFDSIFAMNRIVAAIHAKSKNYGVRLGGVIANRSAKTDEIDRFNDAVGLKRLAHFPDLDVVRRSRLKKSTLFEMDSSPELDAVTAEYMRLAETLWAGGEPCEAIPMKDRDLFEFLGFD, encoded by the coding sequence ATGAACATCGCGATCCGCAATCCCGTCGTCGCCCGGAAGGAGGAGGGGAGCCTTCAGGTCGCCCTCGACCCCGACCTGAAGATCGAGACCGCCAAGGTCTTCGCGGTCTACGGCAAGGGCGGGATCGGCAAGTCGACCACCTCGTCGAACCTGTCGGTGGCCTTCTCGAAGCTCGGCAAGCGGGTGCTGCAGATCGGCTGCGACCCGAAGCACGACTCGACCTTCACGCTGACCAAGCGCCTCGCCCCCACGGTGATCGACGCCCTGGAGGCCGTGAACTTCCACTCGGAGGAGCTGCGGGTCGAGGATTTCGTGGTCGAGGGCTACAACGGCGTGATGTGCGTCGAGGCCGGCGGCCCGCCCGCCGGCACCGGCTGCGGCGGCTACGTGGTCGGCCAGACCGTGAAGCTCCTCAAGGAGCACCACCTCCTGGAGGACACCGACGTCGTCGTCTTCGACGTGCTCGGCGACGTGGTCTGCGGCGGCTTCGCCTCGCCGCTCCAGCACGCCGACCGGGCGCTGATCGTCACCGCCAACGACTTCGACTCGATCTTCGCGATGAACCGGATCGTCGCGGCGATCCACGCCAAGTCCAAGAACTACGGCGTGCGGCTCGGCGGCGTCATCGCCAACCGCTCGGCCAAGACCGACGAGATCGACCGGTTCAACGACGCGGTCGGCCTGAAGCGCCTCGCCCACTTCCCCGACCTCGACGTGGTCCGGCGCTCGCGGCTCAAGAAGTCGACCCTGTTCGAGATGGATTCGTCGCCCGAGCTCGACGCCGTGACCGCCGAGTACATGCGGCTCGCCGAGACGCTCTGGGCCGGGGGCGAGCCCTGCGAGGCAATCCCCATGAAGGACCGCGACCTGTTCGAGTTCCTCGGTTTCGATTGA
- the bchM gene encoding magnesium protoporphyrin IX methyltransferase yields the protein MASASYDARRGELTTYFDRTAVEAWSRLTSDAPVSRIRATVRAGRDAMRATLLSWLPADMTGSRLLDAGCGTGALSVEAARRGAEVVAIDVSPTLIGLAQERLPAIAGAGRIDFRVGDMLDPALGRFDHVVAMDSLIHYRAADIARALAVLGARTDGSVLFTVAPRTALLTVMHAAGKFFPRGDRSPAIVPVTEGGLRRRIASERALDGFAWARSHRINSGFYLSNAVALTRALPHRADGRPMTPGARP from the coding sequence ATGGCCAGCGCCAGCTACGACGCCCGCCGGGGCGAGCTGACCACCTACTTCGACCGCACCGCGGTCGAGGCGTGGTCGCGCCTGACCTCGGACGCCCCGGTGAGCCGGATCCGCGCCACCGTGCGGGCCGGGCGCGACGCCATGCGGGCGACGCTGCTGTCCTGGCTCCCGGCCGACATGACGGGCTCACGCCTGCTCGATGCCGGCTGCGGCACCGGGGCGCTCAGCGTCGAGGCGGCGCGGCGGGGCGCCGAGGTGGTGGCGATCGACGTCTCGCCGACGCTGATCGGGCTGGCGCAGGAGCGGCTGCCGGCGATCGCGGGCGCGGGGCGCATCGACTTCCGGGTGGGCGACATGCTCGATCCGGCGCTCGGCCGGTTCGACCACGTCGTGGCGATGGATTCGCTGATCCACTACCGCGCCGCCGACATCGCCCGGGCGCTGGCGGTGCTAGGCGCGCGCACGGACGGCTCGGTGCTGTTCACCGTAGCGCCGCGCACGGCGCTCCTGACGGTGATGCACGCGGCCGGGAAGTTCTTCCCGCGCGGCGATCGCTCGCCCGCCATCGTGCCGGTGACCGAGGGCGGGCTGCGGCGGCGGATCGCCTCGGAGAGGGCCCTCGACGGCTTCGCCTGGGCGCGGTCGCACCGGATCAACAGCGGATTCTACCTGTCGAACGCGGTGGCGCTGACGCGCGCCCTGCCTCACCGCGCGGATGGTCGGCCAATGACACCCGGGGCGCGACCATGA